A part of Augochlora pura isolate Apur16 chromosome 1, APUR_v2.2.1, whole genome shotgun sequence genomic DNA contains:
- the LOC144468002 gene encoding transient receptor potential cation channel subfamily A member 1, whose protein sequence is MDIQDNDLYKLITEMMDDNIESVNNILATKFDKRLLHPIGRLHVSVVHIAAWRGRTELLKLFHKHGADINATDAIGRCALFYAANRGDSDMVNWLLKQDAYTENKVRVEKCYRNFSDLFLAQCPIGNNLPTPECLERTALHQAVQYNHSDVVKLLVEADADVNAKDERGFTPLLLAGSNDEIRKNPKEMSKYVDIIKFLVAAHASTDVFRPDTGTTMLHRAAELGNAEATQILLDAGASPHHPCTTYGNTPLHTAASVGSYGVLLNLLKKTYSSQVDITNHLKQTALYLAACEGHDKCAKALINHGGNLAARTDYGETVADVILAHIRRPEIFLNDILDSGVQMVNKSTGENLRIIVNFNILTPEVEKQMTVVMSLIGATTNVEQLAILQHPLLETFLFLKWSKLRMFFFTLILVHAIHVFSLTCYTIMLLQYEKPYTPLRVILTFCSSTLLIHNLAQALMVPKYYLRQFEMWMSYACATITLVISLYGVPITENTPLEKSTTAPEHTAHTEWMLHSLSVAILLSWIQMMLIVGRLPTCGYYALMFSTVLRNFLKVLVAFIFLIVGFALSFTVVFHQNDQFSNAWLAFVKTLVMMTGEYEYEDLFMNKKGDSSPLLFTSKIVFLAFIMLVSITLMNLMIGLAVNDIQDLENQGHIDKLLKQAEFVSHLERLISHPIFRSSCLPARVQLFLNLRRNIPNTFHFHYHKRNSGELSANISAHQREALSLLAFKNSRDNKCLVTSDENKNNDNDTELAVLLKEVLSQLQTICSPNTMTLKYSKLCDRRRSMYRRKTMNV, encoded by the exons ATGGATATCCAGGACAATGATCTTTATAAACTAATAACCGAGATGATGGATGATAACATAGAATCGGTGAACAATATTCTCGCTACCAAGTTTGACAAAAGACTTTTGCATCCAATTGGGCGACTGCACGTCAGCGTAGTTCACATAGCAGCTTGGCGAGGTAGGACGGAATTGCTTAAACTATTCCACAAACATGGCGCTGACATTAATGCGACGGATGCCATCGGAAGATGCGCGTTGTTTTACGCTGCCAATCGTGGAGACAGTGACATGGTGAATTGGCTGTTAAAACAAGATGCGTACACGGAAAATAAAGTTCGCGTCGAGAAGTGCTACAGAAATTTCAGTGATTTGTTCTTGGCTCAATGTCCAATAGGCAATAAC TTACCGACCCCGGAATGTTTAGAAAGAACGGCATTGCACCAAGCGGTGCAGTACAATCATTCGGACGTGGTGAAACTTTTGGTGGAAGCTGACGCTGACGTGAACGCTAAAGACGAACGTGGATTCACTCCGTTACTCTTGGCAGGTTCTAATGATGAGATTCGAAAGAATCCCAAAGAAATGTCCAAGTACGTCGACATTATCAAGTTTCTCGTGGCAGCGCATGCTTCAACGGATGTCTTTCGCCCAGATACAG GTACCACAATGTTGCACCGCGCAGCAGAATTAGGAAATGCCGAAGCAACGCAAATATTGTTGGACGCTGGTGCATCGCCTCATCACCCATGCACGACATATGGAAACACTCCCCTTCACACAGCTGCCTCAGTCGGTAGTTATGGCGTTTTGTTAAATCTTCTGAAAAAAACCTACTCGTCTCAAGTCGATATCACTAATCAC CTGAAACAGACAGCTCTTTATTTGGCTGCATGCGAAGGTCACGATAAATGCGCCAAAGCTTTAATAAATCATGGTGGCAATTTGGCCGCAAGAACCGATTACGGAGAAACAGTTGCGGACGTCATATTAGCGCACATAAGGAGaccagaaatatttcttaacgACATCTTGGATTCCGGAGTGCAGATGGTGAACAAATCGACGGGTGAAAATTTAAga ATCATCGTTAATTTCAATATCCTAACGCCAGAAGTTGAGAAACAAATGACGGTTGTCATGTCCCTCATCGGTGCGACAACCAACGTTGAACAACTGGCGATTCTGCAACACCCACTGCTAGAAACATTTCTCTTCTTGAAATGGTCAAAGCTTCGGATGTTCTTCTTTACTCTTATCCTTGTTCACGCCATCCACGTGTTTTCGCTGACTTGTTACACAATAATGTTATTGCAATACGAGAAGCCTTATACTCCTTTAAGGGTGATTTTAACTTTCTGCTCGTCAACCCTTCTCATTCACAACCTGGCGCAGGCGTTGATGGTGCCAAA ATATTATCTAAGACAATTCGAGATGTGGATGTCATATGCATGCGCGACGATAACCCTGGTGATTTCGTTGTACGGTGTTCCAATAACAGAAAATACGCCACTGGAAAAATCGACAACCGCCCCTGAGCATACTGCACACACAGAGTGGATGCTGCATTCTCTTAGCGTGGCAATCTTACTTAGCTGGATACAGATGATGCTGATAGTCGGCCGTCTACCGACGTGTGGATATTACGCGCTCATGTTTTCCACGGTGCTCAGGAACTTTCTCAAG GTTCTCGTAGCGTTCATCTTTCTGATTGTCGGATTCGCGTTGAGCTTCACCGTTGTGTTTCACCAGAACGATCAGTTCAGCAATGCCTGGCTAGCCTTCGTGAAGACCTTGGTAATGATGACGGGCGAGTACGAGTACGAGGATCTGTTCATGAACAAGAAGGGTGACAGTTCTCCACTACTATTCACCAGCAAGATCGTGTTCCTTGCTTTCATCATGCTTGTTAGCATCACGCTTATGAATCTGATGATCGGTCTAGCGGTCAATGATATCCAGGACCTCGAGAATCAA GGTCACATTGATAAGTTACTGAAGCAAGCTGAGTTCGTGAGTCATTTGGAGAGGCTGATATCACATCCAATCTTTCGCAGTAGTTGTTTGCCTGCCCGAGTACAATTGTTTCTGAACTTGAGACGCAACATTCCGAACACATTTCATTTCCACTATCACAAACGTAATTCCGGCGAATTATCGGCAAACATTTCGGCGCACCAAAGAGAGGCATTAAGCTTATTGGCTTTCAAAAACTCCCGCGATAATAAATG TTTGGTAACAAGCGACGAGAACAAGAATAATGATAACGACACGGAGCTTGCGGTATTACTTAAGGAAGTGTTGTCACAATTACAAACGATTTGCAGTCCTAACACAATGAcgctaaaatattcaaaactcTGTGATAGAAGGCGTTCGATGTATCGAAGAAAAACTATGAATGTATAG